Within Triticum dicoccoides isolate Atlit2015 ecotype Zavitan chromosome 1B, WEW_v2.0, whole genome shotgun sequence, the genomic segment GCAGCCAGAGAGCCGCATCCAACTTGTGCTCGCTCGCCTGCGCCACGCCTTTACACTTGTTTATTGCAGCTTCTTCGCCCCTTTTGGCCTCTTCTTCCTCCGGCATGGGCTCGATCGAATCGGTTCCATCTACATGGCAGAGCTTCGCGAAGGTACGGCCGGGGAGCGGCAACGCGTGTCCTCCCTACGTGGCGGCCATGTACGAGCACCGCCGCGCAACGTGGCTCATAGCTTCTGCCTACAAAGGCCACCTGCTCCGTGCTCCTCACCATATCACAAGAAGCCGATCCATTCCAAGCACAGTCGAGCAGAAGCCTAAAGCGAGTGACATTTCCCCCTTCCGAGCTAGCTCAAGAAACCAATATGGCCTCCAACCAGAACCAGGCCAGCTACCACGCCGGCGAGACCAAGGCCCGCACCGAGGTAACCGTCGTCTCCTTAGTGTGTAGTGTGTGCTCTGCCGCGCGCATGCGCCGTTGCTCCGGCGGGGGTCTGAGAtgttctgtctgttggatgaattTCAGGAGAAGACCGGGCAGGTGATGGGCGCGACCAAGGACAAGGCGGGGCAGACCACGGAGGCCACCAAGCAGAAGGCCGGACAGACCACCGAGGCCACCAAGCAGAAGGCCGGCGAGACGGCCGAGGCAACGAAGCAGAAGGCCGGTCAGGCCACGGAGGCCACGAAGCAGAAGGCCGGCGAGACGGCCGAGGCCACCAAGCAGAAGGCCGCCGAGGCCAAGGACAAGACTGCGCAGACGGCGCaggcggccaaggagcgcgccgCCGAGACCAAGGACCAGACCGGCAGCTACCTCGGCGAGAAGACAGAGATGGCCAAGCAGAAGGCCGCCGAGACGACCGAGGCTGCCAAGCAGAAGGCCTCGGAGACGGCGCAGTACACCAaggagtccgccgtcgccggcaaGGACAAGACCGGCAGCGTCCTCCAGCAGGCCGGCGAGACGGTGGTGAACGCCGTGGTGGGCGCCAAGGACGCCGTGGCCAACACGCTGGGCATGGGCGGCGACAACGCCACCAAGGACACCACCACCGGCGCCACCACCAaggacaccaccaccaccaccaccaggaatCACTAGACGCATGCGTTCGCGCTTGATTTGCTTTCCTTTAGTCCTGTTTGGTCGTTCGCGGGCCTTCTACATATTTGTATGTTTCCACTCTTTCGTGATTTCAGCTCATTTAGTGTTAAGTTTGCCTTCGATTTGATGTACTACTCGTGTCCGGTTCTGTAATAGTTAAAGAGTTACGATCCATGTGCTTTGGTGTAAATGGATAACGAGGACACTCGAAGGCGGCAATAAAGTGTATGTGGTCGATTTTCTTTATTCCGGTAGTTCATATTCCTCGggaaaattatcaaataaattcaaattcaaacacgtctttttttctgaaaaagaaacatATGGATGTTCACAACACCACTACAAAAATTCCAATCAAAATTGGACATACACATAATctctatctctactcctataaaaatacGAGTTGgtagtgatggtgtgcctgccatctacaATTTTCGACCATCAGATACAGGATCTGCCCTTGTGCTCTGTGTCCTGCTCCATCGATCCCCAACTCACCCAACCAGGAAACTATAGAGGCATTCGATCCTTCTCGAAGAGGGGAGAACACAGTGGAACGCTGTCGCTCACACGCCGCCGGCGCCGGCCGCTCCCAGTTCCTCTTCGGCAGCAGCCCCACCACTCATgtcacctccccctcctccttccccctcctACCTGTTATCTCTTCTTCCCCTACCCTGTCTCCTTCGATGCCGATGTCGGCATGTACGCCGCCGGCGCCGTCTGTCCCCGAGGTCCACGAAACCTCTTCTGTCTCATTCTTTGATGCAGAAGCCTCTCCGCCCGCCATCTCCCCCTACCGCATCTCATCGGCGCTGACATCGGCAAGTACGTCACCGGCATCGTCCGCCCCCTGATTCAGCAATGGCTCTCATGCAGCAGCGCCAGCGCCCACAAGCTTCACCTCCTTCCCATCGACGCGCTCCACGTCCGTCTAATTCGAGTTTGAGCTGCTCCCCAGGACCTCTATGCCGTTTGCAACAGGAGCACCACCCACGAGCTCCACAGTCCAGACCCGCATCCTCCTTCCGTCTTGGAGATGGAGATGGCAAAATCTGGTGTGATAATTTACGTGAAGGTACTGCGCTCTGATAGTCCCTCTCCTTCCCAGTCCCAAGTCAAAAATTTCCGTCACCCAAAAGTTCAAATCGACACGCCTATCTCATACTGTCTACAAACCACTCATGTcatttactccctccgtaaactaatataagagtgtttagaatattaaagtagtgatctaaatgcttttatattagtttaaagGAGTGATCTAAatgtttttatattagtttacagagggagtagttgaatatGGGACTCACGCTGCTCAAACTACATCCCCAAGAAGCCACGTAATCTTTAGCTCGAACGGAGTGTGAGGAGGCATGAGTCACTGTCATTCTCCATCTAATCTACTTTTTCAAGGACCATGGTTTGGGTGTGGATGAATAGTGGAATCTTCTCTACTTCTCATGAACCCCTTGCTTCATCTCTGTTATACAATCCTTACTTGTGCAATTTGATATGTGACTGTGGTAACAGATGGAACAGCCTTATATTGTATCCATAAGCAGTATCCATTGTAACAATGTTTGATTTCAATTAATTATCCAAAATCTTCTTGTGGAGTGAAATTTTGAGTATTGAAAATGTTGGTGTATACCTCTCTGAACCGGTATTTTCACATGACCAGCTCTATGTTTCTCTTTCTAGAGCTACCATTAGAAGTGTAATATAAAGCTTCTTACTGTCCCGAATAAGCAAAAGGAAGACCACTCCAACTCCATTACAAAATTTACAAAGAAATGGTCTACAAAAAAGTTCTCATTGTGCAGTCCAAG encodes:
- the LOC119349262 gene encoding late embryogenesis abundant protein, group 3-like; its protein translation is MASNQNQASYHAGETKARTEEKTGQVMGATKDKAGQTTEATKQKAGQTTEATKQKAGETAEATKQKAGQATEATKQKAGETAEATKQKAAEAKDKTAQTAQAAKERAAETKDQTGSYLGEKTEMAKQKAAETTEAAKQKASETAQYTKESAVAGKDKTGSVLQQAGETVVNAVVGAKDAVANTLGMGGDNATKDTTTGATTKDTTTTTTRNH